One part of the Microlunatus elymi genome encodes these proteins:
- a CDS encoding phosphotransferase, translating into MLLAAVGDLLGKPVDLVERLSEKDRRNTVVRVRTTDGPAAGTTFIVKQTVGFDVPEAADDLRRRFYQEATAAMFLTRIAPGEHVPRCHGVDSRLGLMIFEDLGSAPDLAGALLGENGPAARSSLVAYARRLGALHAATAGRMQIWDEVVTELGAPIELHSDRALQAHAEALDGGIRGLGDQLRELGLPGLDEQAVAELDAVRTSVSQPGPFTVLVHRDSCPDNVIVALDGVRLIDFEFARPGHALLDGLYPQLPFPTCWCCNRLPSAVEEEVAAAYRAELIAGVPEAADDRLYDDAVSRLMAYWLIASFEWTFAGVLTESRTWGIASVRARELSRLQVFVGFAERTGAVPGLRGVAQRLLAELTRRWPGEKPLAVYPALRAEQSG; encoded by the coding sequence ATGTTGCTCGCCGCGGTCGGCGACCTGTTGGGCAAACCGGTGGACCTGGTCGAACGACTGTCCGAGAAGGACCGGCGGAACACGGTCGTCCGGGTCCGGACCACGGACGGCCCCGCGGCCGGCACCACGTTCATCGTCAAGCAGACGGTCGGATTCGATGTCCCGGAGGCCGCGGACGACCTTCGGCGGCGGTTCTATCAGGAGGCGACTGCGGCGATGTTCCTGACCCGAATCGCCCCGGGTGAGCACGTGCCGCGATGCCATGGCGTCGATTCCCGACTCGGCCTGATGATCTTCGAGGACCTGGGCAGCGCGCCCGATCTGGCCGGAGCCCTGCTGGGAGAGAACGGGCCGGCGGCTCGCAGCTCACTGGTGGCCTACGCACGCCGCCTGGGTGCGCTGCACGCCGCGACTGCCGGCCGGATGCAGATCTGGGACGAGGTGGTCACCGAACTGGGCGCTCCGATCGAGCTTCACAGTGACCGAGCGCTGCAAGCGCACGCCGAAGCCCTTGACGGTGGAATTCGTGGCCTCGGCGACCAACTGCGGGAATTGGGATTACCGGGGCTCGACGAGCAGGCGGTTGCCGAACTGGACGCCGTTCGCACGTCGGTCTCCCAACCGGGACCGTTCACGGTCCTCGTCCACCGTGACTCGTGTCCCGACAACGTGATCGTCGCACTCGATGGCGTACGACTGATCGACTTCGAATTCGCCCGGCCGGGCCATGCCCTGCTGGACGGGCTCTATCCTCAGCTGCCGTTTCCCACCTGTTGGTGCTGCAATCGGCTTCCATCCGCGGTCGAGGAGGAGGTTGCGGCGGCGTACCGGGCCGAGTTGATCGCCGGCGTCCCGGAGGCCGCCGACGATCGGCTGTACGACGATGCGGTCAGCCGGCTGATGGCGTACTGGCTGATTGCCTCCTTCGAGTGGACTTTCGCCGGCGTGCTGACCGAGTCGCGGACCTGGGGGATCGCCAGCGTCCGGGCGCGAGAGCTCAGCAGGCTGCAGGTCTTCGTCGGCTTCGCCGAGCGGACCGGGGCGGTTCCCGGGCTGCGGGGCGTTGCGCAGCGGTTGCTCGCCGAGCTCACCCGGCGCTGGCCGGGCGAAAAACCGCTGGCTGTCTATCCGGCACTCCGAGCCGAACAGTCGGGATGA
- the sucD gene encoding succinate--CoA ligase subunit alpha, translating into MSIFLNADSKIIVQGMTGGMGSKHTRLMLQAGSNIVGGVNARKAGTTVDFDGTELPVFGSVSEAMEKTGADVSVAFVPPAFAKDAAIEAIDAEIGLLVIITEGIPVKDSAEFYNYSIGKKTRIIGPNCPGIITPEESLAGITPHTIAGKGPIGLVSKSGTLTYQMMYELRDFGFTTAIGIGGDPVIGTTHIDALEAFEADPDTKAIVMIGEIGGDAEERAAEYIKAHVTKPVVGYVAGFTAPEGKTMGHAGAIVSGSSGTAEAKKVALEAAGVKVGKTPSETAELMRSILNG; encoded by the coding sequence ATGTCGATCTTTTTGAACGCTGACAGCAAGATCATCGTGCAGGGCATGACCGGCGGGATGGGCTCCAAGCACACGCGGCTGATGCTGCAGGCCGGATCGAACATCGTCGGCGGCGTGAACGCCCGCAAGGCCGGCACCACCGTCGACTTCGACGGCACCGAATTGCCCGTCTTCGGTTCGGTGTCCGAGGCGATGGAGAAGACCGGCGCCGACGTGTCGGTCGCCTTCGTCCCGCCGGCCTTCGCCAAGGACGCCGCGATCGAGGCCATCGATGCCGAGATCGGTCTGCTGGTGATCATCACCGAGGGCATCCCGGTCAAGGACTCGGCCGAGTTCTACAACTACTCGATCGGTAAGAAGACCAGGATCATCGGGCCGAACTGCCCGGGCATCATCACTCCGGAGGAGTCGCTGGCCGGCATCACGCCGCACACCATTGCGGGCAAGGGCCCGATCGGTCTGGTGTCGAAGTCCGGCACGCTGACCTACCAGATGATGTACGAGTTGCGGGACTTCGGCTTCACCACCGCCATCGGCATCGGCGGCGACCCGGTCATCGGCACCACCCACATCGACGCATTGGAGGCCTTCGAGGCTGACCCGGACACCAAGGCGATCGTGATGATCGGCGAGATCGGTGGCGACGCCGAGGAGCGGGCAGCCGAATACATCAAGGCGCACGTGACCAAGCCGGTGGTCGGCTACGTGGCCGGCTTCACCGCACCGGAAGGCAAGACCATGGGTCACGCCGGCGCCATCGTGTCCGGCTCGTCCGGTACCGCCGAGGCGAAGAAGGTCGCGCTGGAGGCGGCCGGGGTCAAGGTCGGCAAGACGCCTTCGGAGACAGCCGAACTGATGCGTTCGATCTTGAACGGGTAG
- a CDS encoding HAD family hydrolase translates to MSIELVAFDLDGTILENGDTIADECLAAIRAVRDAGVRCVINSGRSTDFQAELLVRHDVLLCFDALIGDERWVQLVDHESGRGGRPELRPLEPWNSDVQRRWTALEPMAEQWCRRLEDQSAGRGWSCRPSDPRAGRARGMWWLTFQSAEQALELLDWLEPRLAGGPLAANCNGTIVHIYDRACDKGTTLLALSRHFGVAAQDVLAFGDNFNDKPMLDGRYGFAAATVANADPAVQEWVRCTGGPVAGRACGAGVADVLTDVAAPRSIRDRPAGVGIRPRPGS, encoded by the coding sequence GTGTCGATTGAACTTGTCGCGTTCGACCTGGACGGAACGATCTTGGAGAACGGCGACACGATTGCCGACGAGTGCCTGGCGGCCATCCGGGCCGTACGCGATGCGGGAGTCCGGTGTGTGATCAACTCCGGCCGATCGACCGACTTCCAGGCCGAGCTGCTCGTCCGGCACGACGTACTTCTCTGCTTCGACGCGCTGATCGGCGACGAACGCTGGGTCCAGCTGGTTGATCATGAATCGGGCCGTGGCGGACGTCCGGAACTGCGGCCGCTGGAGCCGTGGAACAGCGACGTCCAGCGGCGCTGGACTGCGCTGGAGCCGATGGCCGAGCAGTGGTGCCGACGGCTCGAAGATCAGTCCGCGGGTCGGGGGTGGAGCTGCCGGCCCAGCGATCCACGCGCCGGCCGGGCCCGCGGGATGTGGTGGCTCACCTTCCAGTCAGCCGAGCAGGCGCTGGAACTGCTGGACTGGCTCGAGCCGCGGTTGGCCGGTGGCCCGCTGGCAGCGAACTGCAACGGCACCATCGTCCACATCTACGACCGGGCCTGCGACAAGGGGACAACGTTGCTCGCGTTGTCCCGACACTTCGGCGTTGCGGCCCAGGACGTCCTGGCCTTCGGCGACAACTTCAACGACAAGCCGATGTTGGACGGTCGGTACGGGTTCGCAGCGGCGACCGTTGCCAACGCCGATCCGGCCGTCCAGGAATGGGTTCGTTGCACCGGTGGCCCGGTGGCCGGACGAGCCTGTGGTGCTGGTGTGGCCGACGTGCTCACCGATGTCGCAGCTCCGCGATCGATCCGGGATCGCCCGGCCGGAGTTGGGATCAGACCTCGACCCGGTAGCTGA
- a CDS encoding tautomerase family protein — protein MAQVKIYGSRGIWQDRRREVSDLVHAALIKTWQLPTEKRFHRFLLLDDGDLIAPRSADYLMIEIICFDGRSDEAKKKLIMELYGAVAPALGLAEDDLEVVIIESPKQNWGIRGVVADELKLSYRVEV, from the coding sequence ATGGCGCAGGTCAAGATCTACGGTTCTCGAGGAATCTGGCAGGACCGGCGGCGCGAGGTCTCGGACCTCGTGCACGCCGCCCTGATCAAGACCTGGCAACTGCCCACCGAGAAGCGGTTCCACCGATTCCTGTTGCTGGACGACGGTGACCTGATCGCACCCCGCTCGGCCGACTACCTGATGATCGAGATCATTTGCTTCGACGGCCGATCCGACGAGGCCAAGAAGAAGTTGATCATGGAGCTGTACGGGGCCGTCGCACCGGCACTCGGACTGGCCGAAGATGATCTTGAAGTCGTGATCATCGAGAGCCCGAAGCAGAACTGGGGCATCCGGGGTGTCGTGGCCGACGAATTGAAGCTCAGCTACCGGGTCGAGGTCTGA